The following are encoded together in the Kwoniella europaea PYCC6329 chromosome 1, complete sequence genome:
- a CDS encoding diphosphomevalonate decarboxylase produces MYEATVSAPVNIACIKYWGKRNTKLILPTNSSLSVTLDQDHLRSTTTSRADESFEKGDRLWLNGKEETVKEDGRLGVCIKELRNWRKIEEDKDSSLPKLSQWPLRIASYNNFPTAAGLASSASGLAALVASLAKLYSLPQSASQLSLIARQGSGSACRSLFGGFVAWREGSAEDGSDSLAEEVAPQSHWPEMHALICVVSDAKKGTSSTSGMQRTVETSTLLQHRLKIVPGRMDDISKAIQSKDFATFGEITMKDSNSFHSVCLDTSPPIFYLNDVSKSIIAVIEELNRSSGEIVAAYTFDAGPNAVIYALEKNMPKVLGVINKFFPTSEESRDPFNTKAAELPEGFNVNVVREGGWEKGAVKSLIHTRVGDGPRTLGKEESLLGENGEPKVLA; encoded by the exons ATGTACGAAGCGACAGTCTCAGCTCCAGTCAATATCGCCTGTATCAA GTATTGGGGTAAACGAAACACCAAATTAATCTTACCTACCAACTCTTCCCTCTCTGTCACCttggatcaagatcacctgCGGTCCACCACTACTTCCAGAGCTGACGAGTCGTTCGAAAAGGGAGATAGATTATGGTTGAACGGGAAAGAAGAGACTGTaaaagaggatggtagatTGGGTGTCTGTATCAAGGAATtgaggaattggaggaagattgagGAAGACAAGGATTCGAGTTTACCTAAG CTCTCCCAATGGCCTCTCCGTATCGCCTCATACAACAATTTCCCAACTGCAGCCGGTCTCGCCTCCTCTGCCTCAGGTCTCGCCGCCCTCGTAGCTTCCCTTGCCAAACTCTATTCCCTCCCTCAATCAGCCTCTCAGCTCTCCCTCATCGCCCGTCAGGGATCCGGTTCAGCCTGTCGATCATTATTCGGTGGATTCGTAGCTTGGCGAGAAGGTTCCGccgaagatggatcagactCATTAGCTGAAGAGGTCGCACCTCAATCGCATTGGCCCGAAATGCACGCTTTGATCTGTGTAGTGAGCGACGCAAAGAAAGGAACCTCCTCGACATCGGGTATGCAACGGACAGTTGAAACTTCTACTTTACTCCAACATCGATTGAAGATCGTTCCAGGACGGATGGATGATATTTCCAAAGCTATCCAATCCAAAGATTTCGCAACATTTGGAGAAATCACAATGAAAGATTCTAATTCCTTCCATTCAGTTTGTCTCGATACTTCTCCACCTATCTTCTACCTCAACGATGTATCGAAATCTATCATTGCCGTTATAGAGGAATTGAATAGATCTTCTGGGGAAATCGTCGCTGCATACACTTTCGATGCTGGCCCCAATGCTGTTATTTATGCTTTAGAAAAGAATATGCCAAAAGTATTGGGAGTCATCAACAAGTTTTTCCCCACGTCGGAAGAAAGTAGGGATCCGTTCAATACGAAAGCCGCAGAGTTGCCAGAAGGGTTCAACGTGAATGTCGTTAGGGAAGGTGGATGGGAGAAGGGTGCGGTGAAGAGCTTGATCCATACGAGAGTGGGTGATGGACCTAGGACTTTGGGTAAGGAGGAAAGTCTGTTGGGTGAAAATGGGGAACCAAAGGTTTTGGCTTAG